In Drosophila yakuba strain Tai18E2 chromosome X, Prin_Dyak_Tai18E2_2.1, whole genome shotgun sequence, a single genomic region encodes these proteins:
- the LOC6525194 gene encoding 28S ribosomal protein S14, mitochondrial, producing MNSLARIGGFVCQSVQIAGCGLQQVRTKYADWKMIRDVKRRKCVKENAVERLRINSLRKNDILPPELREVADAEIAAFPRDSSLVRVRERCALTSRPRGVVHKYRLSRIVWRHLADYNKLSGVQRAMW from the exons ATGAATTCTTTGGCCAGGATCGGGGGTTTTGTGTGCCAGTCCGTGCAGATAGCCGGCTGCGGG ctgcagcaggtGCGCACCAAGTACGCCGATTGGAAGATGATTCGCGATGTCAAGCGGCGCAAGTGCGTCAAGGAGAACGCCGTGGAGCGACTACGGATCAACTCGCTGCGCAAGAACGACATCCTGCCGCCGGAGCTGCGCGAGGTGGCCGACGCCGAGATCGCTGCCTTTCCACGGGACTCATCGCTCGTCCGGGTGAGGGAACGCTGTGCGCTTACGTCACGGCCGCGCGGAGTCGTCCACAAGTACAGGCTTAGTCGAATCGTGTGGCGCCACCTCGCCGACTACAACAAGCTGTCCGGCGTGCAGCGTGCCATGTGGTAA
- the LOC6525195 gene encoding probable ATP-dependent RNA helicase DHX34 — translation MSRKSKTTDWYASTGHRTQLNLIEFSFLDRKAELSGLLQAKSRQAGRSLVENEADFWKFVAKYEHMMLSTGRPMLPHRLAEAELTSVHPYHRSKHLALRLDADELLQEADNEMQAQFRHLLLVYLDFRQAEKFQRIRKLRQSQRNLPIARFRQDLREALDTSRVVIVAGDTGCGKSTQVPQFLYDFGYRSIACTQPRRLACVSLCKRVAHELLDDYGSRVAFQIRFERSRTQLTNIIFITEGLLLRQLAVAANLDQYDALILDEIHERNLFGDFLLGVTKCLLRARPQLKLILMSATINVELFHGYFREEGARLVQVPGRLFPIKLRYLPPPALELKAGQATAESKRFKGTRIDPAPFVQVLSLIDQQYPTTERGDVLIFVSGVNEIESVVEAVQEYATEQTHWLVLPLHSGQAMAEQGKVFDYAPEGMRKCIVSTNIAETSLTVDGVRFVVDSGKVKEMSYDAICKGQRLKEFWVSKSSADQRKGRAGRTGPGVCFRLYTAEQFNAFEAYPTPEIYRVPLDTMLLQMVSMGLPDVRAFPFIEAPETERIEQTILALKQHSALSVEEKITPLGSSLANLPVELSIGKMLLMGCVFPEVEQLLTLAAMLSVQNPLTNRAHTDQRCVRERESLESDQGDIFTLVRLYREWVQLKMRRDGTRQWCRRLGIEEQRFYEVTKLRQQFQRILEGCGMVVASGSDSQLTSAERATRHGELRHLKAMKRRQRFEQPRQRKLLKHSAGRAAEDEEERDEPQGDDMRDVDFRLRFDPRQLSLLERSARLDRHRDVVLMKLLLGCGFYPQLAISDEFNYCKGGGQQFFHTRLKPFLLQHPNSHFAKHFELLKLADSDLLPKPDFYTPKQPLSERHQLLCYQSLLETAKPYLINCIRLPAAQTLLLFSFAIDTNAGITQIVCDGWLGLDLPTPGSGMELLSRAIELRRRWSRLLYAKLDDLNSKQEAPSHSSDDRSSTLWHDLVDYMALDVAYTIRRLLPADIKRLYSHQAPSTRLTELKENPFAVDYPMTPNEEKGGLNVSEHVVYSCLAEQQWTLAMDAALRAEPWKCTRCDLELEEFDVLEQLVHRPKCKGRKAQGQKSKPTSAETSTEAPTSSRSHSSGGYYCDTCNRELKLSKIDILRHKKQCRNNK, via the exons ATGTCCCGGAAATCAAAGACGACAGATTGGTATGCCTCCACCGGCCACAGGACACAACTCAACCTGATCGAGTTCAGTTTCTTGGACCGCAAGGCGGAGCTGTCGGGCCTGCTGCAGGCCAAGAGCCGCCAGGCAGGCAGGAGTCTGGTGGAGAACGAGGCAGACTTCTGGAAGTTCGTGGCCAAGTACGAGCACATGATGCTCTCCACGGGCCGACCCATGCTGCCGCACCGGCTCGCGGAGGCGGAGCTGACCAGTGTGCACCCGTATCACCGCAGCAAGCACTTGGCATTGCGATTGGACGCTGACGAACTGCTACAGGAGGCGGACAACGAAATGCAGGCTCAGTTCCGGCATCTCCTGCTGGTGTACCTAGACTTCCGCCAGGCGGAAAAGTTCCAGCGCATCCGAAAGCTGCGGCAGTCACAACGCAATCTCCCCATTGCCCGTTTCCGGCAGGACTTGCGCGAGGCTCTGGACACGTCCCGCGTGGTCATAGTGGCCGGTGACACGGGCTGCGGCAAGTCCACACAGGTGCCCCAGTTTCTCTACGACTTTGGCTACCGCAGCATTG CTTGCACCCAGCCGCGGCGCTTGGCCTGCGTCTCCCTGTGCAAGCGGGTGGCGCACGAGCTGCTGGACGACTACGGCAGTCGGGTGGCCTTCCAGATCCGATTTGAACGCAGCCGGACGCAGCTCACCAACATCATTTTTATCACGGAGggcctgctgctgcggcaACTGGCGGTTGCCGCCAACCTCGACCAGTACGACGCCCTCATTTTGGACGAAATCCACGAGCGCAACTTGTTTGGTGACTTCCTACTGGGTGTGACCAAGTGCCTGCTAAGGGCGCGGCCGCAACTGAAGCTGATACTCATGTCTGCCACCATCAACGTGGAGCTCTTCCACGGCTACTTCCGCGAAGAGGGCGCACGGCTGGTGCAGGTGCCGGGACGCCTCTTCCCTATCAAGCTGCGTTACCTGCCGCCTCCTGCACTGGAACTAAAGGCGGGACAAGCGACGGCGGAATCCAAACGCTTTAAGGGTACCCGGATCGACCCGGCGCCATTTGTCCAGGTGCTCAGCCTTATTGACCAGCAGTATCCAA CCACCGAGCGCGGCGACGTGCTTATCTTCGTTAGCGGCGTGAACGAAATCGAATCAGTTGTGGAGGCCGTCCAAGAGTACGCCACCGAACAGACTCACTGGCTTGTCCTGCCGCTGCACAGTGGCCAAGCGATGGCGGAGCAAGGCAAGGTGTTTGACTACGCGCCCGAGGGCATGCGCAAGTGTATTGTGTCTACCAACATAGCCGAAACGTCGCTCACCGTGGACGGCGTGCGGTTCGTGGTCGATTCGGGCAAGGTCAAGGAGATGAGCTATGACGCCATATGCAAGGGCCAGCGCCTGAAGGAGTTCTGGGTGTCCAAGTCGTCTGCGGATCAGCGCAAGGGTCGTGCTGGGCGCACTGGACCAGGT GTCTGTTTCCGGCTCTACACCGCGGAGCAATTCAACGCTTTCGAAGCCTATCCCACTCCGGAAATCTACCGTGTGCCGCTCGACAcgatgctgctgcagatgGTGTCCATGGGGCTGCCCGACGTCAGGGCCTTTCCCTTCATTGAGGCACCGGAAACGGAGCGCATAGAGCAGACCATTCTGGCACTTAAGCAACAC AGCGCTCTCAGCGTGGAGGAGAAGATCACACCATTGGGCAGCTCGCTGGCCAACTTGCCCGTGGAGCTATCCATCGGCAAGATGCTGCTCATGGGCTGTGTGTTCCCCgaggtggagcagctgctgacCCTGGCCGCCATGCTGAGCGTGCAGAATCCGCTGACGAATCGTGCCCATACAGACCAGCGCTGCGTGCGCGAGCGGGAGTCGCTGGAGTCCGATCAGGGCGATATCTTCACCCTGGTGCGCCTCTACCGCGAGTGGGTGCAGCTCAAGATGCGGCGCGATGGCACTCGGCAGTGGTGCCGCCGCTTGGGCATCGAGGAGCAGCGATTCTATGAGGTGACCAAGCTGCGTCAGCAGTTCCAGCGCATCCTCGAGGGCTGCGGTATGGTGGTGGCCAGCGGTTCGGACTCCCAGCTAACCAGTGCCGAGCGCGCCACGCGGCATGGTGAGCTGCGCCATCTGAAAGCCATGAAACGCCGCCAGCGATTTGAGCAACCCCGTCAGCGCAAGTTGCTTAAGCACAGCGCTGGAAGGGCAgcggaggacgaggaggagcgGGATGAGCCACAGGGCGACGACATGCGGGACGTGGACTTCCGGCTGCGGTTCGATCCTCGCCAGCTGTCGCTGCTGGAGCGTTCGGCGCGGCTCGACCGACACCGCGACGTTGTGCTAATGAAGCTGCTGCTCGGCTGCGGTTTCTATCCACAGCTGGCCATCAGCGACGAGTTCAACTACTGCAAGGGCGGTGGCCAGCAGTTCTTCCACACGCGGCTCAAGCCCTTCCTGCTGCAGCACCCCAACTCGCACTTCGCCAAGCACTTCGAGCTGCTCAAGCTGGCCGACAGCGATCTGCTGCCCAAGCCGGACTTCTACACGCCCAAGCAGCCGCTCAGCGAGCGCCACCAGCTGCTCTGCTACCA ATCGCTGCTGGAGACCGCGAAGCCCTATCTGATCAACTGCATCCGCCTGCCGGCTGCACAGACGCTATTGCTCTTTAGTTTCGCCATCGACACGAACGCGGGCATCACCCAGATCGTCTGCGACGGTTGGCTGGGACTGGATCTGCCCACGCCCGGCAGCGGTATGGAGCTTCTTAGTCGGGCCATCGAGTTGCGCCGACGCTGGAGCAGGCTGCTTTACGCCAAGCTAGACG ACCTCAACAGCAAACAGGAAGCACCTTCCCATTCAAGTGACGACAGGAGCAGCACGCTGTGGCACGATCTTGTGGACTATATGGCGCTGGACGTGGCCTATACGATTCGCCGGCTACTTCCCGCCGATATCAAGAGGCTCTACTCTCACCAGGCCCCCTCGACACGACTCACGGAGCTCAAGGAGAACCCCTTTGCCGTCGACTATCCCATGACCCCGAACGAAGAAAAGGGCGGCCTCAACGTATCGGAGCACGTGGTGTACAGCTGCTTGGCTGAGCAGCAGTGGACGTTGGCCATGGACGCGGCTCTACGGGCAGAGCCATGGAAGTGCACGCGCTGCGATCTCGAACTCGAGGAGTTCGATGTGCTGGAGCAGCTGGTGCACCGACCCAAATGCAAGGGTCGCAAGGCGCAGGGCCAAAAATCGAAACCAACTAGCGCGGAGACCTCAACAGAGGCACCCACGAGCTCACGCTCCCACTCCTCCGGCGGCTATTACTGCGACACCTGCAACAGGGAGTTGAAGCTGTCTAAGATCGACATCCTGCGGCACAAAAAGCAGTGCCGAAATAACAAGTAA
- the LOC6525196 gene encoding RING finger protein narya, translating into MFRVHCNKCFLHRKTDPAVPFHLTQCRHVICAPCLGQSSQERKCPLCGRALKTIQINREMPTCVANYFEDPLRFQQMYRKISKFQADQRASDNLGFYRQLQQLEQNKRQLEGFCKMEAQLNQKVVEEKKRIAEIRTYIAYHEDAQKRRRHSTGERSHTPEFKEAWNTSVSTSDQTQSDKPFNSFCPDANMDSRPTRRRSFGGDTKDLRL; encoded by the coding sequence atGTTTCGAGTGCATTGCAATAAGTGCTTTCTTCATCGCAAAACTGATCCGGCCGTGCCCTTCCACTTGACCCAGTGCCGGCACGTGATCTGCGCCCCCTGTTTGGGCCAATCCTCGCAAGAAAGGAAGTGCCCACTGTGCGGCCGGGCGCTCAAAACGATCCAGATCAACCGGGAAATGCCCACCTGCGTGGCCAACTACTTCGAGGATCCCCTGCGCTTCCAGCAGATGTACCGCAAGATCAGCAAGTTCCAGGCAGACCAGCGGGCATCGGACAACCTGGGTTTCTACCGCCAgttgcagcagctggagcagaaTAAGCGCCAGCTGGAGGGCTTTTGCAAGATGGAGGCGCAGCTGAACCAGAAGGTCGTGGAGGAAAAGAAGCGGATTGCCGAAATACGCACCTACATCGCTTACCACGAGGATGCGCAGAAAAGGCGCCGGCACAGCACGGGCGAAAGATCCCATACGCCGGAGTTCAAGGAAGCCTGGAACACATCTGTCAGCACTTCGGACCAAACCCAGTCGGATAAGCCCTTCAATAGCTTCTGCCCAGACGCGAATATGGATTCCCGCCCAACGCGGAGGAGATCGTTTGGCGGTGACACTAAAGACCTTCGCCTTTAA
- the LOC26535979 gene encoding uncharacterized protein LOC26535979, which translates to MMGNRAEGNGRLGILLLLGVLVVLMALPPPTAGTTDWMQSCGTCHCQWNSGKKSADCKNKALTKIPQDMSNEMQVLDFAHNQIPELRREEFLLAGLPNVHKIFLRNCTIQEVHREAFKGLHILIELDMSGNRIRELHPGTFAGLEKLRNVIINNNEIEVLPNHLFVNLSYLSRIEFRNNRLRQVQLHVFAGTMALSAISLEQNRLSHLHKETFKDLQKLMHLSLQGNAWNCSCELQDFRDFAISKRLYTPPTDCQEPPQLRGKLWSEVPSENFACRPRILGSVRSFIEANHDNISLPCRIVGSPRPNVTWVYNKRPLQQYDPRVRVLTSVEQLPEQTTQVLTSELRIVGLRASDKGAYTCVADNRGGRAEAEFQLLVSGDYAGAVSASDGMGMGAIGAPTLDPQTNMFLIICLIITTLLLLVLVAVLTLFWYCRRIKTYQKDTTMMSGDGLISSKMDKTHNGSMLEGSVIMEMQKSLLNEVNPVEKPPRRTDIESVDGGDDVLEIKKTLLDDTVYVANHSRDEEAVSVAMSDTTTTPRSRHTYVDDAYANSLPPDLLAFPARVPPTSPSMQSSQSNIPDQVIYGIRSPPSLTSPVYTHMTPHGIYGTKTMTAPHNGFMTLQHPKSRNLALIATANSSRQHQHQHHHQLQQHQQQQQQQQQQHPLATTSPFLPAPVVYSPATGVVMKQGYMTIPRKPRAPSWAPSTSGAAGHGTIQLSEFQSPTSPNPSETGTATTAELQAEPVYDNLGLRTTAGGNSTLNLTKIAGSQAAGQQYSMRDRPLPATPSLTSVSSATNASKIYEPIHELIQQQQQLQQHQQQQQQRLGSMDTEPLYGVRQQGITILPGSSISGAGLGHAAYLSPGSGAAVSPSHASSSGDSPKAAKIPPRPPPKPKKKMSVTTTRSGQGSTSQLFDDEGEDGTEV; encoded by the exons ATGATGGGCAACAGAGCGGAGGGGAACGGACGACTGGGcatcctcctgctgctgggagtgctggtggtgctgatggCACTGCCACCACCCACGGCGGGCACCACCGACTGGATGCAGAGCTGCGGCACCTGCCACTGCCAGTGGAACTCGGGCAAGAAGAGCGCCGACTGCAAGAACAAGGCGCTCACCAAAATACCGCAGGACATGAGCAATGAGATGCAGGTGCTGGACTTTGCCCACAACCAAATACCGGAGCTGCGGCGCGAGGAGTTTCTACTGGCCGGGCTGCCCAATGTGCACAAGATCTTTCTGCGCAACTGCACCATCCAGGAGGTGCATCGCGAGGCGTTCAAGGGACTGCACATACTCATCGAGCTGGACATGTCGGGCAATCGCATACGGGAACTGCATCCGGGCACGTTCGCCGGCCTGGAGAAGCTGCGCAACGTGATCATCAACAACAACGAGATCGAGGTGCTGCCCAACCATCTGTTCGTCAACCTGAGCTACCTGTCACGCATCGAGTTCCGGAACAATCGCTTGCGCCAGGTGCAGCTGCACGTCTTCGCCGGAACGATGGCGCTGAGCGCCATTTCGCTGGAGCAGAATCGCCTCTCCCATCTGCACAAGGAGACGTTCAAGGATCTGCAGAAGCTGATGCATCTGTCGCTGCAGGGCAACGCGTGGAACTGCAGCTGCGAGCTGCAGGACTTTCGCGACTTTGCCATCAGCAAGCGTCTCTATACGCCGCCCACCGACTGCCAGGAGCCGCCCCAGCTGCGCGGCAAACTGTGGAGCGAGGTGCCATCGGAGAACTTCGCCTGCCGACCGCGCATCCTCGGCTCCGTGCGCTCCTTCATCGAGGCGAATCACGACAACATCTCGCTGCCCTGCCGCATCGTCGGCAGTCCGCGTCCCAATGTCACCTGGGTGTACAACAAGCGGCCATTGCAGCAATACGATCCCCGGGTGCGCGTCCTCACCTCCGTGGAGCAGCTGCCGGAGCAGACCACCCAGGTGCTCACCTCGGAGCTGCGCATCGTTGGCCTGAGGGCCTCCGACAAGGGCGCCTACACCTGTGTGGCGGACAACCGTGGCGGACGTGCGGAGGCCGAGTTCCAGCTGCTCGTGAGCGGCGACTATGCCGGCGCCGTTTCCGCCTCCGatggcatgggcatgggcgcCATTGGAGCACCAACCCTGGATCCGCAGACGAACATGTTCCTCATCATCTGCCTGATCATCAccacgctgctgctgctcgtgcTTGTGGCGGTGCTGACGCTCTTCTGGTACTGCCGTCGCATCAAGACCTACCAGAAGGACACCACCATGATGAGCGGCGACGGCCTGATCTCCTCCAAGATGGACAAGACGCACAACGGCTCCATGCTCGAGGGCTCCGTCATCATGGAGATGCAGAAGAGCCTCCTCAACGAGGTTAATCCCGTCGAGAAGCCGCCACGCCGCACCGACATCGAGAGCGTGGATGGTGGCGACGACGTGCTCGAGATCAAGAAGACGCTGCTCGACGACACCGTCTATG TGGCCAATCACTCGCGCGATGAGGAGGCCGTCTCAGTGGCCATGTCGGATACGACGACCACGCCCCGATCTCGACACACCTACGTGGATGATGCGTACGCAAACAGCTTGCCACCGGATCTGCTGGCCTTTCCCGCCCGCGTGCCGCCCACCTCGCCCTCGATGCAGTCCTCGCAGTCGAACATTCCCGACCAGGTGATCTACGGCATCCGCTCGCCGCCGTCGCTGACCAGTCCGGTTTACACGCACATGACGCCGCACGGCATCTACGGCACCAAGACGATGACGGCACCGCACAACGGCTTCATGACGCTGCAGCATCCCAAGTCGCGCAACCTGGCGCTCATCGCCACCGCCAATAGCAGTcgccagcaccagcaccagcatcaccaccaactgcagcagcatcagcagcagcagcaacagcagcagcagcaacatccgcTGGCCACCACATCGCCCTTCCTGCCCGCACCGGTCGTCTACTCGCCGGCCACGGGCGTGGTCATGAAGCAGGGATACATGACCATTCCGCGCAAGCCGCGCGCCCCCAGCTGGGCGCCCAGTACGTCCGGCGCCGCTGGCCACGGAACCATTCAGCTAAGTGAGTTCCAGAGCCCCACATCGCCGAATCCCAGCGAGACGGGCACCGCCACCACAGCGGAACTGCAGGCGGAGCCCGTGTACGATAATTTGGGACTGCGCACCACCGCCGGTGGCAACTCCACCCTCAATCTGACCAAGATCGCCGGCTCGCAGGCCGCTGGTCAGCAGTACTCGATGCGGGACCGGCCACTTCCGGCCACGCCCAGCCTCACATCGGTGTCCTCGGCGACCAATGCCAGCAAGATTTACGAGCCCATACACGAGCTaatacagcagcaacagcagttgcaacagcaccagcagcagcagcagcagcgactgGGCTCCATGGACACGGAACCCCTGTAcggagttcggcaacagggGATCACGATACTGCCCGGCTCCAGCATTAGTGGGGCCGGACTGGGCCACGCCGCCTACCTATCACCCGGCTCGGGTGCTGCCGTCTCGCCGAGTcacgccagcagcagcggcgactCCCCGAAGGCCGCCAAGATcccaccacgcccaccaccGAAGCCCAAGAAGAAGATGTCCGTGACGACGACGCGCAGCGGCCAGGGCAGCACCAGCCAGCTCTTCGACGACGAGGGCGAGGATGGCACCGAGGTCTAG